A window of Glycine soja cultivar W05 chromosome 13, ASM419377v2, whole genome shotgun sequence genomic DNA:
CACTATTGTTTAGCAAGGAGTAAAGGCGCGATCACACTTAAGTTCCACTACTCTGTTACTATTAATCataaaactaagaaaatatataataaaaagataaaaagaatcacttttgAACCCATCCCCACAAGAAATAATGGGGGAAAGAAAGACAACTTCATAAAATAAGGACTTGATAAGATTATTATCATATTAGTGGTGTATCTTGTTAATGCAACAAAGATTACACTGCTCAAGAGAATATCTAGTTACCAAAGGAACTCAAGAAATATCATTGACAAGCATAAATTATTGAgagaaaacatttaaaaaaaaacttctatttgtttatatttttaacattccaaattaatcaaatttcagAATCCTCCCTGAAGGTAGAGGAAACTACGTCGTTTGGAACCTCTGATTCCTCGTTACCAATCCATGTCTCTCTTCCTGACACAGTTTCCCCCTACAAGAACCTTCTGAGTTCTGTTCTCTCCCTCTccaaaaccaaaccatgttccattctcaacccttccCTTTCACTCTCACTCAACAACAATAAGATCCTTTTCCCTCATCACactttccctttctttttttctttctccacaAAACAAACCTATCGAAACAACAACCAATTTCAATTCCAATTCTAATTTGATCACTCTGATAACTTTCATCTATGGCGGCGGCAAAACCCCAACGCACTCCACAGGAAGTGGAGGACATCATCATCCGCAAAATCTTCCTCGTCTCGATCACCGAAATCGCCAACAGCAACACCACCACCAATTCGAAAATCGTGTATCTGGAACTGACCGCCGCCGAGATTCTCAGCGAGGGCAAAGAGCTCCGCCTCTCGCGCGATTGCATGGAGAGGGTTTTAATTGACCGTCTCTCCGGCGAATTCGCCGGCGCCGGAGACGAGTCTCCGTTCCAGTACCTCGTCGGCTGCTACCACCGCGCGCACGAGGAGGGGAAGAAAATCTCGAACATGAAGGACAAGAACTTGCGGTCGGAGATGGAGACGGTGGTGAGGCAGGCCAAGAAGCTCTGCGTCAACTACTGCCGGATTCATTTAGCAAATCCCGAGCTCTTCCCGAGCCGGGGTTCGGCGAGTACCGGCGCCAATTCGCCGCTGCTGCTGCTGATTTTCGCGGAGGTAGGCGGCGGGAATGTGTTTggtggcggcggcggcggaggTGCAAAGAGTCCGCCGGGGTTTCTGGAGGAGTTTTTCAGGGACCCTGATTTTGACAGCTTGGACAAGATTCTGAAGGGTTTATATGAGGAGCTGAGAGGGAGTGTGATGAAGGTGTCTGCTCTTGGGAACTTTCAGGACTCATTAAGGGCTTTGTTGTATTTGGTTAGGTTTCCAATTGGTGCCAAGTCACTTGTGAATCATGAGTGGTGGATTCCCAAAGGGGTTTATGTGAATGGCCGTGCTATTGAGATGACCAGCATTTTGGGTCCCTTTTTTCATATCAGTGCTCTTCCTGATCAAGCTTTTTTCAAGGGGCAGCCTGATGTTGGGTGAGCTTGAGATTTTGTTGATTTAGCAGCTTTGTTTGAAATTCATGTATTGATTGGTTTTTAGTGGTCTTGCGTTTCTCTTTGTCTGCATTGGTGAGAGGAGCTGAAGGGAGTAGTAGGACATGTGATTGGTTGCTTTTTGTTATTGTGAACATGGCTAGAGTATACCAGATTAGTTAAGCAAACTTGGTTCCAGTATAATTTTGATGTGCTTGCTGGTTCTATCCTTTGGTTTCATAGAATAGAAACAAATGGTTTATGGTCAGTATTTTGGACCTTCAGCAAATTATTGTTAGAAAAATTACGACTGTTCCAAGACTTGTGATGTTGTATGGACTGAATATCGGGCAGTAAAAAGACAACAAAAGAATAAATGCAATTTAGTAGAAATGTGAATGGTGCGTTAGATGAATGAACTTACTAGACAAGAGATGATTAGGAATGAATGCATAGGGCAAAAAGTTGGGGTAGCGCTTATTGTAGAAAATATCGTGTTGTGTTGCCTTAGGTGGTTTGGGTTTGTGGAGAAGACTTATAGAAGACCAAGTTAGGATAGTAGATTAGATGGAGGGTAGTCTAGTTGTCAGAGACAAGAGGGAGACTAAGAGAAAACATAGGTAAAATAATTAGGAAGTATGTCAAGAAATTTATCTATAGATATGATTTATGAGTGAACATTATGGTGTCCTTTGATTCATGTAGCCAAGTTCATTTAATGGGAAAAGGTTCAGTTGTTTATTTGCTACCCATTATTCTTGTTCCACTTCTTGCTTATTGTCCCTTTTGAAGTCTATATGTTTACCATATGAAGCCTAGCTGTGAGACTTATTTGGATGggatattttattgtttattatttaatcCGGCTccctttttaacttaatttttttctcatttgaaaTCCAGGCAGCAGTGTTTTTCTGATGCATCAACTAGGCGACCAGCTGATTTGTTATCTTCATTTTCCACTATCAAAACTGTCATGAACAACTTATATGATGGCCTAGCTGAAGTACTCCTCATCCTCCTTAAAAGTCAAGATACTCGTGAAAATGTACTCAAGTATCTTGCGGAGGTGATCAATATAAATGCATCCAGGGCTCATATACAGGTAAATTTCTTTCTTATCTGCATTTTTTTAGCGGAAGTGAAGTGATACACCAAGCAAGATAAATTGTGTTCAATTgcttctttcttattttatttcattttgttttttttgcatTCCTTGTCATCATATTCATGCTGAAGTTTACTTATAATGTATACCTGTTTTTTGTTATATGTCTAATGAGAATATGTgtgacatttatttattttctcaaaaacaGGTTGACCCTATTACTTGTGCAAGTTCAGGCATGTTTGTAAATCTCAGTGCTGTCGTGCTTCGTCTATGTGAGCCATTTTTAGatgcaaatttaacaaaaagggataaaattgatgcaaaatatGTGCACTACTCAAACCGCTTGAAGCTAAGGTGAGGGCTTTgtgtttaaatattaaaattctcaTGGAAATTTCATGTATCTCCCTATAGGTAACTTTTGGTCATGATTCTGTTTTAGTGGGTTGACTGCTCTTCATGCATCATCAGAAGAAGTTATTGAATGGCTTAATAGTAAAAACCCAGCTAAGACTGGGGCAACCAATCAATATAATGATGATCAGAAACGCTTGCAACAATCCCAAGAGGCCAGTAGCTCTGGTAGTAATGCTGATGAGCTCTCAAATGAAAATTCTGCACGTGCTGAAAAGAcgaaatattcatttatttgcGAATGCTTCTTTATGACCGCAAGAGTGCTCAACTTAGGCCTTTTAAAAGCATTTTCTGACTTCAAACACTTAGTTCAGGTAATCATATGTATGTTTGGATAGAATTGAAAGTTGTTGGTATTATTTTATGGGAGCTAACTATTATTGCTGCCATATTTTATATCTGCTTTGAACATTTTCTTCTAAAGTTATGCAAAGAATAAATGCTGGAGTTATATTATATACAGGATATTTCTAGGTGTGAAGATGCTCTCTCCACACTTAAAGCCATGCAGGAGCGAACACCCACTCCTCAGGCAGAATTGGATATAAATCGACTTGAGAAAGAAATGGAATTGTACTCACAGGAAAAACTATGTTATGAAGCTCAGATATTGAGGGTAGGTCCTTTTCTCCCCAGCATTGAAGTTTCTTGTTATCTATGTTTGCACATAcagatatatgaaaataaaataagttgcgTCTGTGCTTGTATTGTGTGTGTTTTTTGGGGGAAGGGTGCGTGGGATTGAGAAAATCAATTATACCTTGATTAGCTTTATAGTTTCTTTAGCAATAGTAAGTTGTACATTCTATTATTATATGTAGTGTACTACAGATCTTAATGTACTCCAACTGTCATCTTGTACAATTGTACTACATCTTGTATTATCTGTAGTCTGTACATAGGTCTTTGCTCTAATATAAATAAGACTAATTGTGTACAGtttcattcattcaaacttCGGTTCTAAAAGGTTTCTGTCTAAGATCTTTCTCTCTCCTTATGCACATATTATCTGTTTCTAAAGAAGAAACACCAGTTTTCTCCTCTTTTTCCACTTTGTCCCTTTTCCTGCAGTTGTTTGGCCTTGACTTCTCTTTTCCTGCTGTCTAGTAAAACAGATGACAATCAAATGGCCTAACATATTATCTCCAGATCagtcttttttttgttgtagtGGGAGAACCAAGCACTAATAGATTGTTGTCACTTTATATAGAGAGAAGATTTTTGCTTTGTTATAATTCTACTAGTTTCATCAACTTGAATGACCTTCTAGCATATTATTTACTGAAATCTGTCAAGGACTCAAGGATTCTCGAATTAGCTACTTTTATAACAAGCTGCACACATGATTTATATGCTCTTCTTTGAGGGGGAGTGTACAGCGTACTGCAAAATGTAGTATTCTCCAGCTGTACTCTTGTACTAAACCTTGTACTACAGGATGACGTAGACCTATgctatatataaataatgtgtATGGTGTTATTTATTTGTATGTTGTCACAAATGTGGTTCTCTTTCTACGTTTTCTTACAGTAGTGacccttttcttatttttcttatgtgaaATTTGGGGATTGATGGAGCTTAAAGTGATTTTTATTTGTTGGCTAGGAAGCACTGATATGATGGAACATGGATACAATATTACACGTACACATACATTGGgatatagaaaattttaaatattataagacGCGACATAGATAATTGTATACATACAACGtataaattaacataatataaaattgtaaatCACCAGAGAGAATTCATGTTTTATAACTATCATGAGTCATTATAAATGCAATACAATGCTaaaatttatctaattattGTGGTATTCCAATCAGTGTtggtataaaaaagtaaaaaaattatgaagatgCAACTAAAGTATTTGAAGTCTCCATCTAGTGCCTGACATCTGATATGGTTACAACATAACACGGTTGCTAATGTCTGTCTTTTCTTAGTTTCATAGTAAAGACAATATTCATTAAATTGATCTCTCAAGAGGATAAGCAATGAAGCATATCTTTTCTACCTTACAAAGATTATGTTCTTCTAAATTAAATGTTCACTGAAATTTGATACTTGATTCATCAATCATTTGATTTAGACATGTTCTTGTTACTTTTAAGCGTTCTTTCTAGCTTATaaagtttcaaatttttaatattctcaTTTTGAATTACTGGCTTCACATTGTTTCCTTAGGATAACACACTTATTCAAAATGCGCTTTCCTTCTACCGCTTGATGATTGTTTGGTTGGTTGGCTTGGTGGGTGGATTAAAGATGCCTCTACCACCAACTTGCCCAATGGAATTTTCTACCATGCCTGAACATTTTGTGGAAGATGCCATGGaacttttaatatttgcttCCCGGATTCCAAAGGCCTTAGATGGAGTTGTGCTGGTAGGCTTCACCTCAAGAGTTTTTTTCTTGGATTAATCCTTTCTCTCCCAAATTCTTCGTATGCAAGATAATTCATTTATATTGGTCTGCAGGATGAATTTATGAACTTCATAATTATGTTCATGGCCAGCCCTGAATTTATCAAAAACCCATACCTGAGAGCAAAGATGGTTGAAGTCTTGAACTGCTGGATGCCCCGTAGGAGGTAATTGGTGTCTTTTTTCTTCTGTGTAAAATTGGAAAATTtgcttatcattattattatgttgtGAAAAGTTGTTTTAAGTCTTCAAGCTATATAATTGAGTATGTGGTCCCCCTGTTCTATTCCCTCTCTGCAGCGGCTCAACTGCTACAGCCACCCTATTTGAAGGTCACCAACTCTCTCTTGAGTATCTTGTGAGGAATCTTCTGAAACTTTATGTTGACATTGAGTTCACTGGTTCTCACACACAGGTTAGTCTGATTTTAAGACTGTTGGTGGCATAACGCATGACCAACCTTTTTCCCCCTAATGCTGTCGGTTTCTAGATTAATATATGAGGAATATagttgaatagtttggaaatcacctttcttcttgatttcttgaaACTCTAGCTTGAGCATCGAAAGGGGGTCCATAATAGTCATGTTAGTGGTTCTGTTTACTGAATGATGACTTAAGATGGATCAAtagatatgtttttttataatcatatgCATGCAATTGATTAGAGCAAAGGCAGAGGAACTTTTGAATTGTATTTCAAACTGCTtcaccaatttttttatatagctCTTAATATAATGCCCCAATTATGGTTTCCTAGATAAACACATATTCATATACATATTACATTCCGTGAGTTTCAGTATTTGAAATCATTAGCCTTTTTGGGTTTTTGAATACAAGACCTGGGTAGTTGTCTTAATTTGTCACTTGTCCATTGCAGTTCTATGATAAGTTTAACATCCGCCATAATATTGCCGAACTCCTCGAATACTTGTGGCAAGTCCCTAGTCATCGTAATGCTTGGAGACAGGTAATGTATTAaagatatttgaattttatttttatctcacACCATACTCAACTGTATCTAATCATTTCAAAGTTAATTTATTTCCAGATTGCTAAGGAGGAGGAAAAGGGTGTCTATCTGAATTTCTTAAACTTTTTGATTAATGATAGTATTTATCTTCTTGATGAAAGTCTGAACAAAATTCTTGAGCTAAAAGAATTGGAGGCTGAGATGTCAAATACAGTTGAGTGGGAGAGACGACCAGTTCAAGAGAGGCAGGAGAGGACCCGGTTATTCCATTCTCAAGAAAATGTCTGTTGACATTTTGTTTCAACATAAAATTATGTATCTGTActtgtttttaaaatcatttaataaagcaTTTAATGCTGGATATTTTGTAGATTATTCGGATAGATATGAAGTTGGCAAATGAAGATGTCAGCATGCTTGCATTTACTTCAGAGCAGATTACTGCTCCATTCCTACTTCCTGAGATggtattttctctctctttccaaCCAGGGCATGTTATGCATCTTGTAATCTCATAAAATAGTTTGTGGTTGAACTATGATTTTCCTTTGAAAATTTGGTATTCTCCTTATGagtttaatcttatttttccaCTTTTTCAAGGTTGAAAGAGTGGCTAGCATGCTCAATTACTTTCTGCTGCAATTGGTGGGTCCTCAAAGAAAATCGCTTAGTCTGAAGGATCCTGAGAAGTATGAATTTCGTCCAAAGCATTTGCTAAAACAGGTTGGCATCaactatatttcaaaattatttaatgtgtgttttttttagtagtggatAATTATGTCAGGGGCTATTTAAGCCATAGAAATTGCTCATCCTTAGTGGTGCAGTCTTTTAAGTACCCTAATCTAGTGCCTTGGAACTTACAGAACAGGTGGCATAATTGTATAaatctaacaaaaaaatgagatttGTGGTAGGTCATATTTTGAGGGAGGGGAATACTTTTGCAGACAATTCTGGCCACTAAAGCTCTCTCTTTTGATGGGTTTTACTGGTGGAATTCTCTCCCCCATTTCTTAGTTATTGACTTCAATAGAAATAGGTTTGGTTATACAAACTACAGGTTCAAATAGTTTGTTTTCCCATGGGTTTGGTTTATCTCCCCCCATGCCTTTTGTTGCTATCTTTTTTGGTTGAATGATATTTCCTAGCTTGCTGTCTGCTGATTTCTGTGAGGTGCCAACCTAGATTGGTTTTCTCCCGTAAATCTTGTGCAgcaatcagttttttttaaaaaaaataattatgacagGAGAGGTGATATGCTATTTTTTGCAATCTTTAGACTAGTCAAACATGACTATAATAATATTGATTCTAAAAATGTTGTATTTACATCTTCATTAATCCAAGGAATTTGAAGAACTTCAATTTTAGACTGGTTTATAAATTGTAAATGATATACACTTTTGACTTTTGAGCCTGTGAAAAGTCCACTTAATGACTATTTGATATGATTTCATGTATAATCTGTATCATATTTTTGGGGGATGAGAAATTCTTATGTTAATGAAGTTGTAATGTATACATGAAATGGATCTATATGAAGGTAATTTAAATCTTCGATTAAAGCCATACATTTAAATCTATAGTGGatttgagtttttcttttgcTCAATCCAAAGGCACAAAACGGTGGTATTATACTCCATCTATTTTTTGTTATACCGTTATGCACCTTGTTAATCTCATGTGAATTCCTTGTTGCTTTGCATGCTTAATTTCTAGTTGACTATCTCTAGTAATTTGATCGAGTCATTTCATAATGAATTGTTGCTCTCATAAATATACTTCGAAAATTATCCAAGTTCCAATTTTTCCTCTATTAACAGAATATTCTGTCTGTCATATGTTGGCTCTACATTACTTTCTTGTGCATACAAAGTTATTCTGAAACCTTTCCCAACACTAGTAACTTGGTTGAATCATTTAACGATGATTTGTTTTGTTGCTCTACGCATGCAAAAAACCCCTTTTGGtctttattctttattatttattttatattaaatattaatggtTTGATTAGTTTTTTTTGGAAGAGGGGTGGGAGGAGGCAGGGACCAGAATcttgtatctcatttatattgcGCGGCACAAATATATTACTAAACTTTATTTTTCAGAGCAAACTATTAACTTCAATATATTCTTTGTAGATTGTGCACATATATGTTCATCTAGCCAGGGGTGACACGAATTCCATCTTCCCAGCTGCCATCTCAAAGGATGGTCGATCATACAATGATCAGGCAAGTTTTGTGGGACTTTTGATATACTGCATACTGTTctcaagaatttttattttgtctgtATTACCATATAAGCAAATGCAATCTGACTGGTAATTCGCTGCAGTTGTTTAGTGCTGGGGCTGATGTTCTTCACAGAATTGGCGAGGATGGGAGAATTATACAGGAATTTATTCAACTTGGCGCAAAAGCTAAAGTTGCTGCTTCAGAGGCCATGGATACTGAAGCCACTCTAGGGGAGATACCAGATGAATTCCTTGATCCAATTCAAGtatgttttccatttttttctgtGTTCATGTGTTTTTTTATGGAGGTGGGGTATCACTCATAATTGACTCGCAAGTGTAAAATTTGATAGCGACCAGATGCATGATTACTCTTAATTAGTTTTGGGGAaaaattgctttattttttccGAAAGCTCTAAAAAGTTGTTTATAAGCTGTTTTGAATAAAAGACAAGCTAATCCATAGTGACACATTTGTATTGCAGTACACATTGATGAAGGATCCAGTTATCTTGCCTTCTTCAAGGATCACGGTTGATCGTCCTGTCATTCAGAGGCATCTTCTTAGTGATAGTGTAAGTGTACACTTTTGACCTTTTGTTCCTCATTACTGATGTTCATACAGAGAAGAAGTTCCTTGGTTTATGCTTTTCTGTTTGGTTGGTTGTGCAGACTGATCCATTCAACCGTTCTCATCTTACCGCGGATATGTTGATTCCCGACGATGAGCTAAAAGCAAGAATTGAGGAGTTTGTCAGGTCTCAGGAAATGAAGAAACACTTAAGCCTACAGAGCACCAAGGCCACAATTCAGACTACAAATGGGGAAACAATGTTGATTGATTAGGAAAATATCTTGAGTTTCCTAAGTTGTCGAATGAAATATGGATTCGGGCCATGCGCATAAAGTTAGATGTTGAACCTTAACTTAATCTTATTCAAtcatttttggaaaaaattgaAGCTATCATTAGAATTTTAAGGCTGTAAAGATATTTGGAACAGTTAATGTAAAGAAGTCATCCATTGAATACTACgatatatcttattttatacAGATATGGAACAATCTTGATTGATTAATGCCCTTAATACCATGAACTTAAGATTTCATCTTGACAAACTTTATAATCTAATATAACAAGCTATCCACACCACTATCCCACTGCAAATCTGCAAATACTTTAGCCTCCATGagttaatgataattttttcattagtattattccaattttttttatcgaacAATAATTTCATGTAACTATGTTTATTgtaataataactaataagacCGTCCAAACTCCAAAGAGCTTAACTGGTGTCAATTTATATGTGAGATAATGAGTTTGTAATAAATTCAATGCAAATCAGAGGTATTTTGATTGCTGCCGTCTTTGCAAGGGAAACATCCACTTTggggatatgctgcttctccTTGCTTTTGAGAAGAGTTATGCTCTCTGCTTTTTCTGACAATCAATATGTCAGGATATCTATGAACAATTTAGgaatcattttctaaaaataattaggaATCTCATCAATATGGCACAAGTTGGTTGAGAAGTGAAGGTAGTGCGTGCCTGGACTGGGACTGGAAAGTAAGATTCCCTCAAACCTTCATACCTTTAGTTTTGATCAATAcacaaaaattctaaaattgagaATATTGGTTAATTTAGtctctaaaattataaaagaaaatattatgaaaaaaaaggatTATGTACCgatagtataaatttttttttttacaatcatCCAATCATAATCCGTTATatataaagttgattttttaaataattattttaaagtaattcaaacataGGTATTAAATTTCAAGGACAATGTAAAATTAGAtgacagttttttaaaaatgattattttaaagtgatttatattttaaccGTTGAGTGTTAAATTTTAAACGTTGACTAGACTAGAaagttaatcaatatttttaaaaaaatgcttaagGAAAGATTAAAATCATGCACCTTGAAGTGAATGGCACACTCATTTACCATTACACCGACATAAACATTTGAATATTTAGTGTAAAATGTAGTATTAATACAAGTTGTATgtgaaaatagtttaaaatttaaatttattctttttaatttattatagttttataaaattatatttttacataaattagaatatatatatatatatatatatatatatatatatatatatataagttttatttttatttagtgatttagtgacaatatttttttttatctatattaagatatttaagttatttattgtaatatagaaaaaaataatatcaataaatcacatacataaataattttaaaaataaaaaatactatcattttatttaattacgtgtgtttattacataatttaattatttaaaaaattatgcacctgattaaataaatttaaatataaataaaaaatactattattatatataacaagaaTATCTTAATATAGGTA
This region includes:
- the LOC114381511 gene encoding probable ubiquitin conjugation factor E4, which encodes MAAAKPQRTPQEVEDIIIRKIFLVSITEIANSNTTTNSKIVYLELTAAEILSEGKELRLSRDCMERVLIDRLSGEFAGAGDESPFQYLVGCYHRAHEEGKKISNMKDKNLRSEMETVVRQAKKLCVNYCRIHLANPELFPSRGSASTGANSPLLLLIFAEVGGGNVFGGGGGGGAKSPPGFLEEFFRDPDFDSLDKILKGLYEELRGSVMKVSALGNFQDSLRALLYLVRFPIGAKSLVNHEWWIPKGVYVNGRAIEMTSILGPFFHISALPDQAFFKGQPDVGQQCFSDASTRRPADLLSSFSTIKTVMNNLYDGLAEVLLILLKSQDTRENVLKYLAEVININASRAHIQVDPITCASSGMFVNLSAVVLRLCEPFLDANLTKRDKIDAKYVHYSNRLKLSGLTALHASSEEVIEWLNSKNPAKTGATNQYNDDQKRLQQSQEASSSGSNADELSNENSARAEKTKYSFICECFFMTARVLNLGLLKAFSDFKHLVQDISRCEDALSTLKAMQERTPTPQAELDINRLEKEMELYSQEKLCYEAQILRDNTLIQNALSFYRLMIVWLVGLVGGLKMPLPPTCPMEFSTMPEHFVEDAMELLIFASRIPKALDGVVLDEFMNFIIMFMASPEFIKNPYLRAKMVEVLNCWMPRRSGSTATATLFEGHQLSLEYLVRNLLKLYVDIEFTGSHTQFYDKFNIRHNIAELLEYLWQVPSHRNAWRQIAKEEEKGVYLNFLNFLINDSIYLLDESLNKILELKELEAEMSNTVEWERRPVQERQERTRLFHSQENIIRIDMKLANEDVSMLAFTSEQITAPFLLPEMVERVASMLNYFLLQLVGPQRKSLSLKDPEKYEFRPKHLLKQIVHIYVHLARGDTNSIFPAAISKDGRSYNDQLFSAGADVLHRIGEDGRIIQEFIQLGAKAKVAASEAMDTEATLGEIPDEFLDPIQYTLMKDPVILPSSRITVDRPVIQRHLLSDSTDPFNRSHLTADMLIPDDELKARIEEFVRSQEMKKHLSLQSTKATIQTTNGETMLID